DNA from Paraburkholderia sp. ZP32-5:
CACGGCAATTACGCGCCGTACAAATACGATCTGCGCCGCTTCAACACGATCGGCTCGATCAGCTTCGACCATCCGGACCCGTCGATCTTCCTCGTGCTGCAAGCGCAAAGCGACACGCCGGGCGTCGATACGCTCGACTTCGTGATCTTCCCGCCACGCTGGCTCGCCGCCGAAGACACGTTCCGTCCGCCCTGGTTTCACCGCAACGTCGCGAGCGAATTCATGGGGCTCGTGCATGGCGTGTACGACGCGAAGGCCGAAGGCTTCGTGCCGGGCGGCGCGAGCCTGCACAACTGCATGACGGGCCACGGCCCCGATGCCGATACGTTCGAGAAAGCGTCGCACGCCGATACGTCGACGCCGAAGAAGGTCGGCGACACGATGGCCTTCATGTTCGAAACCCGCACGTTGATCAAACCGACCCGCTTCGCGCTCGACACCGCGCAACTGCAGGCGAATTACTACGAATGCTGGCAAGGCCTCGAGAAACACTTCAATCCGGAGCAACGATGAACGCAGTGAACGATCTTCAGGCGACGCTCGATCCGTCGCGCAAGAGCTGGGTCGAATCGGCCAACGATCCGGCCAGCGACTTCCCGATCCAGAATTTGCCGTTCGGCATCTTCAGCGATCGCGGTAACGATGCGCGTCGGGTCGGCGTCGCGATCGGCGACCAGATCGTCGACCTCGCCGCGCTGCAGGCGGCCGGTTTGCTGAGCGCGCCGGTGCAGCAGGTATTTGCGCGCGACGCGCTGAACGATTTCATCGCGCTCGGACGCAACGCGTGGCGCGGCGTGCGCATCCAGCTGAGCCAGCTGCTCGCGCGCGAGTCCGCGACGTTACGCGATGACGCCGCCTTGCGCGCAAAGGCGCTGGTCAGCCAGGCCGATGCGCGGCTGCATCTGCCGGTGCAGATTCCCGGCTACACCGATTTCTATTCGTCGAAAGAGCACGCGACCAATGTCGGCTCGATGTTCCGTGATCCGAAGAATGCGCTGCTGCCGAACTGGTCAGAGATGCCGATCGGCTACAACGGACGCGCGTCGTCGGTGGTGGTGAGCGGCACGCCGGTGCGGCGGCCGAACGGCCAGTTGAAGCTGCCGGATCAGGAGCGGCCGGTGTTCGGTGCCTGCCGCAAGCTCGATATCGAACTGGAGACGGGCTTTATCATCGGCGCCGGCAATGCGCTGGGCGAGCCGATCGCGTGTGCTGATGCCGAAGCGCATATCTTCGGGATGGTGCTGCTCAACGACTGGAGCGCGCGCGACATCCAGCAATGGGAATACGTGCCGCTCGGCCCGTTCAACGCGAAGACCTTCGCGACGACGATCTCGCCGTGGATCGTCACGCTCGATGCGCTCGAACCGTTTCGCGTCGCGCAGCCGGCGCAGGAGCCGCAGCCGCTCGCCTATCTGCGGCACGACGGCGAGCATGCGTTCGATATCCACCTCGAAGTCGCGCTGCGTGCGAAACACGCGGGGCAGGCGAGCACGATCGCGCGCACGAACTTCAAATACATGTACTGGACGATGGCGCAGCAGCTCGCGCATCACACGGTGTCGGGCTGCAACACGCGGGTTGGCGATCTGATGGGCTCGGGCACGATCAGCGGCGCGACCGAAGATTCGTTCGGCAGCCTGCTCGAACTGACGTGGAACGGCAAGAAGCCGCTCGAACTGAAGGAGGGCGGCACGCGCGCGTTCATCGAGGATGGCGATGAATTGACGCTGACCGGCTGGTGCCAGGGCGAAGGGTATCGCGTCGGCTTCGGCGCGTGTGCCGGCGAGATTGTGCCGGCGCGCGGGTAAGCGCCAGGCGAAAGCGACGAGCGAGGGCCGGCATCGCGATGCCGGCCCTCGTTGTTTATACGAACTGCTTGCGCCGTGCTGATCATCCCTTCAGCAAGCCGAACACCGCCACCCCGTTCGTCGTGCCGACATACACCTTGCCGTTCGCGATCATCGGCGTGATGAACTTGTTGCCCGCGCCGAACTGATCGCGCGGGCCCATCTGGTTGCTGTTGTACAGCTCGCTCAGACTGACCGGATCGAACGCATGCAGCGCGGCGACGCTGCCGTTTTCGGCGGCCCACACGATGCCGTTCGCGCTGCCGTTGGCCGAAACGCTCGGCGTCGTGCCGGGATAATCGAATGTCATCGTGGTTTGCGCGGTCGGCGTCGTCGACAGCTTTGCGTGGGTCACCGTGAAGGCTTTCAGATGATCGCCGACCGAGCCGAAATACACCCGGCCGTTGAAGTACGCGGGCATGCCGAATTCGCCGCCCACCAGTTGCGACGGAATCGCCTGGTAGATGTTGTTGGTCGACGCATTGAACTTGCCCATCGAGTCGCGGTTCAGCACATAGATGGTGTTGTCCTTGCCGGCGCCGAGCGTCAGGTGCTGCACGTTGCCGTTCGCGTCCGTCAGATCGGGCAGCACGAGCGCGCCGCCGGAGCCGAGGTCGATATCGTCGCGCGCTTCCTCGGCGACGTTCGACATCGCGAAGTAGTCCGCGACCGCGAGGCCGCCCGCCGTGCCCAGCTTCAGGAAACCATTGCCGAAATTGCGCAGATTCGGAAAGCCGTTCGAATCGAGCGCGGTATCGAACGCGCCGTTGCCGTCGAGCAGATAGATCGATGAGCCGTCCGATGCCGGCCCGGCGCCGGCCATCCAGATCGCGCCGCCCGAACCGTTCGGCGTGACGTTGAGCACGGTGGTCTGTTGCAGCGTGTCGGCGCCGTAGCCCATGATCCAGCCGGTATACGCACCGGCGTCGCAGTGCGAGGTCCACGCGGTGTAGACCACGCCGCCGAGCAGCAGCAGACCCGCGCGTTCCGCGTACAGCGAGGGCGCGAACACGACGTGTCCGTTTGCCGCCGGATACGTCGCGGCAATTTCAGTAGGACCGTTCAGCAGCTCCGCGCCGGTCGCGAGGTCGAGTGCGTGAATGCGGTGATGGTAGGCGCCGCTCGCGTCCTTCGACATCGCGACGACGTAGATCGTGCCGTTCGCGCCGCGCGTGCGGTCGATCACCGGTGTCGACGTGATGCCGATTTCCTGGGTGATCTGACCGCAGCCGAGATCGTCGCTCGGCGTTTCGCCGCTCTTCAGCGTGCGGGTCTGCCACAAGGTCGCGCCGCTGTCGGCGTCGAGCGCGAACACGCTGTCGTGTTCGGTCGCGACATACAGCACGTTGTGCGTGCCGCCCGCGATCGCGAGCGAGCCGACGTACAGCGGCTGCGCGTCGACCTTGCCGTCGACGGTGAAAAAACCGACCTTGCCGAACGTCGACGCGCCGACATTGGCGGGTGTCAATGCGGTTTCGTTGAGCGCCTGGCCGGTGCGGGCGATGTCGGCGTGATAGGTGAGCACGTCGTGCACGGCGGTCATCGCGGTGCCACCCGACGACATGCCGATGCCGCCGCTGTTGCCTGGACTGCCGGTGTTGCTGCCGCCCGAGCCGCCTGAGCCGCTCGGGTTGCCGGAGCCGCCGCCCGAGCCGCCCGTCAGGCTGACGCTGCTGTTGCCACCGCCGCAGTTCGCGGCCGCGAGCGCGGCCGCCACGACCGCCGCGCCGACGAAGCAGGCACGACGCAATACGCGCACAGTTTCCATCACGCACTCCTTGTCG
Protein-coding regions in this window:
- the fahA gene encoding fumarylacetoacetase; this encodes MNAVNDLQATLDPSRKSWVESANDPASDFPIQNLPFGIFSDRGNDARRVGVAIGDQIVDLAALQAAGLLSAPVQQVFARDALNDFIALGRNAWRGVRIQLSQLLARESATLRDDAALRAKALVSQADARLHLPVQIPGYTDFYSSKEHATNVGSMFRDPKNALLPNWSEMPIGYNGRASSVVVSGTPVRRPNGQLKLPDQERPVFGACRKLDIELETGFIIGAGNALGEPIACADAEAHIFGMVLLNDWSARDIQQWEYVPLGPFNAKTFATTISPWIVTLDALEPFRVAQPAQEPQPLAYLRHDGEHAFDIHLEVALRAKHAGQASTIARTNFKYMYWTMAQQLAHHTVSGCNTRVGDLMGSGTISGATEDSFGSLLELTWNGKKPLELKEGGTRAFIEDGDELTLTGWCQGEGYRVGFGACAGEIVPARG
- a CDS encoding pyrrolo-quinoline quinone; the protein is METVRVLRRACFVGAAVVAAALAAANCGGGNSSVSLTGGSGGGSGNPSGSGGSGGSNTGSPGNSGGIGMSSGGTAMTAVHDVLTYHADIARTGQALNETALTPANVGASTFGKVGFFTVDGKVDAQPLYVGSLAIAGGTHNVLYVATEHDSVFALDADSGATLWQTRTLKSGETPSDDLGCGQITQEIGITSTPVIDRTRGANGTIYVVAMSKDASGAYHHRIHALDLATGAELLNGPTEIAATYPAANGHVVFAPSLYAERAGLLLLGGVVYTAWTSHCDAGAYTGWIMGYGADTLQQTTVLNVTPNGSGGAIWMAGAGPASDGSSIYLLDGNGAFDTALDSNGFPNLRNFGNGFLKLGTAGGLAVADYFAMSNVAEEARDDIDLGSGGALVLPDLTDANGNVQHLTLGAGKDNTIYVLNRDSMGKFNASTNNIYQAIPSQLVGGEFGMPAYFNGRVYFGSVGDHLKAFTVTHAKLSTTPTAQTTMTFDYPGTTPSVSANGSANGIVWAAENGSVAALHAFDPVSLSELYNSNQMGPRDQFGAGNKFITPMIANGKVYVGTTNGVAVFGLLKG